Proteins co-encoded in one Papaver somniferum cultivar HN1 chromosome 5, ASM357369v1, whole genome shotgun sequence genomic window:
- the LOC113277667 gene encoding uncharacterized protein LOC113277667 — MLLDQVLKVDDLQTFLPIFSYLEESSPLESILESNIGDEDLTAVSDEISSEQAANYVKYMKGKLQVAKDMVWKNLTKNERRPTVDVNEISEQPVDGAFGLVQHLQENLQSVHDEMKKRGINRQKVLQMAVKAECVASLFHTRLERLGSSRSSKRKRRGDERCRKRN, encoded by the exons ATGTTATTAGATCAG GTTCTGAAAGTCGACGACTTGCAGACATTTTTACCTATATTTTCATATTTAGAAGAGTCATCGCCCCTTGAATCTATTTTGGAAAGTAATATCGGGGATGAGGACTTAACTGCAGTTTCTGACGAGATCTCAAGCGAACAAGCTGCTAATTACGTCAAA TATATGAAAGGAAAACTACAAGTTGCCAAGGACATGGTATGGAAGAACCTAACAAAAAATGAGAGGAGGCCAACAGTAGATGTCAATGagatctctgaacaaccagttgaTGGCGCGTTTGGTCTTGTCCAA CATTTGCAAGAAAATCTACAATCTGTTCATGACGAAATGAAGAAACGTGGAATTAATAGGCAGAAAGTTCTCCAGATGGCTGTTAAGGCCGAATGTGTAGCCAGTCTTTTCCATACGCGACTTGAGCGATTGGGTAGCTCGAGAAGtagcaagagaaagagaagagggGATGAGAGATGCCGCAAACGAAATTGA